The following coding sequences are from one Pelmatolapia mariae isolate MD_Pm_ZW linkage group LG4, Pm_UMD_F_2, whole genome shotgun sequence window:
- the LOC134626637 gene encoding globoside alpha-1,3-N-acetylgalactosaminyltransferase 1-like isoform X2, which translates to MAVLHTKAVTVILSVTVLLGLLYLSQHYSLKYNQPSIVHGRADVVTVTPWLAPVVWEGTFNPFLLDSIYKRKNVTIAITVFAVGKYIMFLKDFLQTSEEHFFVGFRVDFYVFTDRPNEVPKVNMAAGRMLMVRSVPSSNRWQEISARRMEIIQNLIEEKLQNRANYIFCLDVDSKFHGRWGAESLGGLVAVIHPGYYRDDRSKFPYERRPASNAYVAPGEGDFYYCGGAFGGLVQEVHLLAKTCRKNFEDDAKRGIEAAWQEESHLNRYMWINKPSKVLSPEYLWQDFKPKNPEVHIIRFSGVIKNYANIRPN; encoded by the exons tcTGAAGTACAACCAGCCCAGCATCGTGCACGG TCGTGCTGACGTGGTAACGGTGACGCCATGGTTGGCTCCGGTGGTCTGGGAGGGAACCTTCAACCCGTTTCTCCTGGACAGCATCTACAAAAGGAAGAACGTCACCATTGCCATCACCGTCTTCGCTGTCGGAAA GTACATCATGTTCCTGAAGGACTTCCTGCAGACGTCTGAGGAGCACTTCTTCGTTGGCTTCAGGGTGGACTTTTATGTGTTCACCGATCGCCCCAACGAGGTGCCCAAAGTGAACATGGCGGCCGGCAGAATG cTGATGGTGCGCTCGGTGCCCAGCTCAAACCGCTGGCAGGAGATCTCAGCTCGCAGGATGGAGATCATCCAGAACCTGATCGAGGAGAAGCTTCAGAACCGCGCCAACTACATCTTCTGTCTGGACGTCGACTCCAAGTTCCACGGTCGCTGGGGGGCCGAGTCGCTGGGAGGACTCGTGGCCGTGATCCATCCAG GTTACTACAGAGATGACCGCAGCAAGTTCCCCTACGAGCGGAGGCCTGCCTCCAACGCCTACGTGGCTCCCGGGGAGGGGGACTTCTACTACTGTGGAGGGGCGTTCGGGGGGTTGGTGCAGGAAGTTCACCTGCTCGCCAAAACCTGCCGCAAGAACTTTGAGGACGACGCCAAGAGGGGCATCGAGGCAGCTTGGCAGGAGGAGAGTCACCTGAACAG GTACATGTGGATCAACAAACCCAGCAAGGTGCTGTCACCTGAGTACCTGTGGCAGGACTTCAAACCCAAAAACCCAGAGGTCCATATCATCAGGTTCTCCGGGGTCATCAAGAACTACGCCAACATCCGACCCAACTGA